The following proteins are encoded in a genomic region of Fibrobacter sp.:
- a CDS encoding CAP domain-containing protein — protein sequence MNRKISLFKICAAVSVVAFFAAGCSDDSSGNCAGSCVDTGDTIDIQIPGDKPADSVKVDWKKDNVEDAGDTKPASSSSAKAPASSAGEAPAASSTAEPMSSSETASGDWRDYCLEVVNAKRATEDLPPLARASEEREQCVVKQAADDMASGKGHANFGDCNEFAQNTGPNVVTSRYNTPEKIVDAYVKMMWDDEKKLVTSGERDPKKDSDYGYIGHYLNMRNTSYKSLACGIAYSEDGSKAWFNMNFY from the coding sequence ATGAATAGGAAAATAAGCTTGTTTAAAATATGCGCGGCAGTTTCTGTCGTAGCGTTCTTTGCGGCGGGCTGTTCCGACGATTCCTCGGGGAACTGTGCCGGAAGCTGCGTCGATACCGGCGACACCATCGACATCCAGATCCCGGGTGACAAACCTGCGGATAGCGTGAAAGTAGACTGGAAAAAGGATAACGTGGAAGATGCTGGCGATACCAAGCCCGCAAGCAGTTCCAGCGCGAAGGCTCCGGCTTCTTCTGCGGGTGAGGCTCCTGCGGCATCGAGTACGGCTGAACCGATGTCGAGTTCCGAGACCGCCTCGGGAGACTGGCGAGACTACTGCCTCGAGGTCGTAAACGCGAAGCGCGCTACCGAGGACCTTCCGCCCCTCGCGCGTGCGAGCGAAGAACGCGAACAGTGCGTGGTCAAGCAGGCCGCCGATGACATGGCATCGGGCAAGGGCCATGCGAACTTTGGCGATTGCAACGAGTTCGCGCAGAATACCGGCCCGAATGTGGTGACGTCGAGGTACAACACTCCCGAAAAGATTGTCGATGCCTACGTGAAGATGATGTGGGACGACGAGAAGAAGCTCGTGACGAGCGGCGAACGCGACCCGAAAAAGGATTCCGATTACGGCTACATCGGGCATTACCTGAACATGAGGAACACGTCCTACAAGTCGCTCGCCTGCGGAATCGCGTATAGCGAAGACGGCTCCAAGGCCTGGTTCA
- a CDS encoding FISUMP domain-containing protein has product MLSFVGRLAVALIVVTEVSYADFSIRDSRDGKIYKSMPSGNLNWFTDNLSFQKSVSFRDGAKNAYYRQADWSASCPAGTHVPDVVEWTAFAKDRFTGPRKLSNVKSFAGKTRGFYDLADPKHKIQGKDAAYFALKDTNGVRAMMLDVKRGNSKVVNLPPQAVVTVRCVSERDLYAEKFVDRKEMKMTDPRDNQKYKVELRDDKLWMLANLKYSLSSAKQCLLEDSVYCKKFGRFYTYNEAKKACPAGWHLPDDGEWRDFQKDRAKLNWDNLGRGGCKDWDGFCNSEVTGHYWSSTSIMKNTGRSWEFRRQAKSIDRTDQNVQKGLYVRCVTELN; this is encoded by the coding sequence ATGTTGAGTTTTGTCGGCCGTTTGGCAGTGGCCTTGATCGTTGTTACAGAAGTATCCTATGCGGATTTTTCGATTCGTGATAGTCGCGACGGAAAAATCTATAAGTCGATGCCTTCGGGCAATTTGAACTGGTTTACAGACAACCTTTCTTTTCAAAAAAGTGTTTCTTTCAGGGACGGCGCAAAAAATGCCTACTACCGCCAGGCGGACTGGTCCGCTTCGTGCCCCGCTGGCACGCATGTTCCCGATGTCGTTGAATGGACGGCCTTCGCCAAGGACAGGTTTACCGGCCCGCGCAAGCTGTCTAATGTGAAGTCTTTTGCCGGCAAGACGCGCGGATTCTACGACCTTGCCGATCCCAAGCACAAGATCCAGGGAAAGGACGCCGCATATTTCGCGTTGAAGGATACTAACGGCGTGCGCGCCATGATGCTCGACGTGAAGCGCGGCAACTCGAAGGTCGTGAACCTTCCGCCTCAGGCCGTGGTGACGGTGCGCTGTGTTTCGGAACGCGACCTGTATGCCGAAAAGTTCGTCGACCGCAAGGAGATGAAGATGACCGACCCGCGTGACAACCAGAAGTACAAGGTGGAGTTGCGCGATGACAAGTTGTGGATGTTGGCGAATCTCAAGTACAGCCTCTCCAGCGCCAAGCAGTGTTTGCTCGAAGATTCCGTGTACTGCAAAAAATTCGGCCGGTTCTATACCTACAACGAGGCGAAGAAGGCCTGCCCCGCGGGCTGGCACCTGCCCGATGACGGCGAGTGGCGCGACTTCCAGAAGGACCGCGCGAAGCTCAACTGGGACAACCTCGGGCGTGGCGGTTGCAAGGACTGGGACGGCTTTTGCAATAGCGAGGTGACCGGGCATTACTGGTCCTCGACTTCCATCATGAAGAACACGGGGCGCTCGTGGGAATTCAGGCGCCAGGCGAAGAGTATCGACCGCACGGACCAGAATGTGCAGAAAGGCCTTTATGTACGTTGTGTAACGGAGTTGAACTGA
- a CDS encoding phosphatase PAP2 family protein, with translation MFLRNLKWCFFVALLAGAAYAQVPDTLAVDPVPERNFIERHYDLSLERDLPLTFLSGFVSVYGDYRLHKMAVNAEMRDVSDLLPWDRPVAGRYCKACADVSTWSAALGVAPLALGAFSWYKGDASGGDLAAYTLMLAQALALQNGVNLLVRTLSFWPRPYMYAIEGDGAEAASAAEGEAYGSFYSGHASAAFTIAVFTGEWFSEFYPNSRYKPLVWVTSLSLASLVGVLRVAAGRHFPTDVAVGALAGAGISLAVIKIHKKSVQIGPVSLAGIWAGPEGASLAFVF, from the coding sequence GTGTTCTTGCGGAATCTGAAATGGTGTTTTTTTGTCGCCCTCCTCGCGGGTGCGGCGTATGCGCAGGTTCCCGATACTTTGGCCGTAGACCCGGTGCCGGAAAGGAATTTTATCGAAAGGCATTATGACTTATCGCTTGAAAGGGACCTCCCGCTCACGTTCCTTTCGGGCTTCGTCAGCGTTTACGGCGACTACAGGCTGCACAAGATGGCCGTGAATGCCGAAATGAGGGATGTCTCGGACCTCCTGCCGTGGGACCGCCCGGTTGCGGGCCGTTACTGCAAGGCCTGCGCGGATGTCAGCACCTGGTCGGCCGCTCTCGGGGTGGCGCCTCTTGCTTTGGGGGCGTTCTCGTGGTACAAGGGCGATGCTTCGGGCGGGGATCTCGCTGCCTACACCTTGATGCTTGCGCAGGCGCTCGCCCTCCAGAACGGCGTGAACCTGCTCGTACGGACCCTCTCGTTCTGGCCGCGCCCCTACATGTACGCGATCGAAGGCGACGGCGCGGAAGCGGCATCCGCCGCGGAGGGCGAAGCGTACGGGAGCTTCTACAGCGGGCATGCTTCCGCCGCGTTCACGATAGCCGTGTTTACCGGTGAATGGTTCTCCGAATTTTATCCGAATTCCAGGTACAAGCCGCTCGTGTGGGTGACCTCCCTTTCGCTTGCCAGTCTTGTCGGGGTGTTGCGCGTTGCCGCCGGCCGGCATTTTCCGACCGATGTCGCCGTTGGAGCCCTCGCCGGGGCGGGAATCAGCCTCGCCGTCATCAAAATTCACAAAAAATCGGTACAAATTGGCCCAGTTTCCCTGGCGGGCATCTGGGCTGGCCCCGAAGGCGCATCCCTAGCTTTCGTTTTCTAG